Proteins found in one bacterium genomic segment:
- a CDS encoding LysE family translocator — protein MTTGQAVAFLLFAVAAAGTPGPSNVMLTATGAQVGVRRGLPCLLGQTTGMGLMLFGVLAGLGSLVLGHPAVLQALRWGGAAVLLWLAWKIATASGGIDAAPGGRPLGYLDAAVFQWVNPKAWLVSASAAGTFMTAGAGSPVAQAALLSALFVSAALPSCFPWLAFGAAVHRLLHSPGRRRLFNGAMAALLVLSIVLILR, from the coding sequence ATGACTACCGGCCAGGCGGTGGCGTTCCTGCTCTTCGCCGTGGCCGCCGCCGGCACGCCCGGCCCCAGCAACGTGATGTTGACGGCGACCGGCGCACAGGTCGGCGTGCGGCGAGGGCTCCCGTGTCTCCTCGGCCAGACGACCGGCATGGGGCTTATGCTGTTCGGCGTGTTGGCCGGGCTCGGCAGCCTGGTGCTGGGACATCCGGCCGTGCTTCAGGCCCTCCGTTGGGGCGGCGCGGCGGTGCTGCTCTGGCTCGCGTGGAAGATTGCCACGGCGTCGGGCGGCATCGACGCGGCGCCCGGCGGACGGCCGCTCGGTTACCTGGACGCGGCCGTCTTTCAATGGGTGAATCCCAAAGCGTGGCTGGTCAGCGCGAGCGCCGCGGGCACGTTCATGACGGCCGGCGCCGGCAGTCCCGTCGCACAGGCGGCGCTGCTGAGCGCGCTCTTCGTCTCGGCCGCCCTGCCGAGCTGCTTCCCGTGGCTGGCCTTCGGCGCCGCGGTGCATCGCCTGCTCCACAGCCCGGGCCGCCGGCGCCTGTTCAACGGCGCGATGGCCGCGCTACTCGTGCTCTCGATTGTGCTCATTCTGCGCTGA